ccgaatgaactttcggctgccgaacctgagttcatccagaactcagtttcaacggcaaaccatcttctcctttccttcaactgctcaaaccatgcaaacgtcacctcctcaacatacatatactcatgtatatgatcacaggggtccaaaactagctaataaccccaaacaacaaaacaaacataacacataatcatataTTCATGCATATATCCGCAAACCTTCCAttgaaaacctaaacatgcatctctctcttcacaacccccataaaaccttcagaaaacatataaaaacataggcaacacatcacttacctcctggtgaGTGCTCtcaacaaaggaaaacggatcaactctcttcaccctcactaactctccaaagctcactttttgcttcaaaaccttcacaacttggtaaatgagcaaactcctgcatgagctgctcaaaacacttgcagatgagtcatagaagacgtggctcattcatggcaagaatctgaggccaacatctgtcaaaagccatgactcagcttggctggccaactcatcgtcggctgcccaatcacaggcaagaccatacaacattcggaggccgaacttcccttcggaagccaaacactttcggcggccgaacttactttcggcggccgaacttggctcaactgccttaggtcatttcaactcaacactcacttcccttaacctaaaAACATCTCCTAACCCTTAGAAAacacaactcctacccttatatagaatcccaacaccccggattccaccagacattaggaattccggtgccggattctagccgggtgttacattaTTGGTAAGGGATTTTCACCGGCTAATTGATTGGGAATCCCATGATCGAAGGCGTGAAGGGTATTTACTAGATTGtagctgtaacagcccggcccttttcgcacggcactgttaccgctcacagcccgtgacctacctctgggcccagccactgtgagcagctcttaacatcccttcaccctcacgggttccgggcaggatttgtccctcgggggagccagtacggcccgccctagcccgagtggatttggcccaattccttcctctgggaattaggtcgcctcccccactgctcgaacccttgacctcccactttaagggaatagtctggtgagagtgagtaccaatatGGACCCTCGCCCTAAAGTTATGAAGGCGAGTCTTGTCCAATCTAAGGCCGACTTATCCTGAAGCGCCCGaatctcatttttttctttgCATCCGGGTACCACGGTTATCCAGGCCTTCCTTTCTACGAGTGGGATCGCGTATTGGTCTATCAGATCCTTACTACGCGGCCCAGTCTAATGGTGACAACTCACTGCCTACTTTGGGCGAGTCTTATGTAGCATCAGAGATCCCTTTACTAGTCTTCGATTCTTTAAATTCGAAAGTGACAGTTGTCTTCATGATCTGAATCACGTGGCTTGTTTGTTCGAGTTGAGCGCATGGTGTCCTTGCTTTCTTCCTTCTTGCGCTGCCGACCAGTCATGTTTAATGTAACGATCCAAAATCCGGACTGCTATCGGCGTTagagttcagatcgacttaaggtcgccgaaacccgtacCAAGTCTACTGTACATTctgttacacctgataaaatcccatatatgatcacaagatataataaaaacataaacatccCATGAACTaaggctcgacctgtgcatacatcaaaactgaaaacataaacccatactagaactctcatcaaatactctagtatggtaaacatcacatgcctcaagcttagttcacacataactcataattaaaacttttacataagaatCATGTAAACATGGATTACAAGGACAAAAACTAAGGCAAAGCACActtctaaaaccataaaataatatgtgtccacatctatactattacaaaatgctataccagcaactcagccgacttttccgagctaactctgatcctgcaaacctggggttaggggaaagggataagctacaagagtctagtgaacagaacataaaaacagttcaataaacatatgatcgaatgaaatgcgtcacaatacaaacaattcacaatAAACATAAGACATCCTCATCAACACGCTTGTTCTTGCCCTTGCCATCATTAGGGCCACTTGCGATCATATGTATAGCCCCAACTGGTTCACTGTCAGTGGTGTTCTTAGGAGTTCTTACCTCAGGCTCGAGTCTCATTTTTTCTCTATATTTTCTTACGAACTTTCAAAGCATATTGTCCCTTATCAATCTCTCAATTTCATATTTTACCTGTCAGCATTTCTCTGTTGTATGCCTATATCTTTGTGAAAACGACAGTACTTGCTCCTTTCCCATCTGTGGACTTTCTTAGGATTGAGCTTGAAGGGTTATTTGACCTTCGTATCTTTTTTCCTGATCCATATTAAAATGTGTGTCTGTGAGTCATTCAACTGTGTATAACTCTTGTACTTACCTCGGTCGTCCCTTCCTCAGAACACTGAATAATTCTTGCGGTCTCCTTCATACCCTCGCCTTTCTGGCTTTTGGGTCTTGTTTTGACTCGTCATCTTATCTTCCCTCAGCATCTGGACTTTATCATCCATCCTTATGTACTTCTGAGCCTTATCCATTAGCTGTTGATAGATAGCAGCAGGGTTCTTAATCAAGGAGTCCATGAACTTGATGTTGCGAGTTTTCTTTTTCAACATCTTGCATGCTATTTCATGATTTAGCTCTTCTACCTATATTGTTTCAGTATTGAAACGTGAGATGAAGCTCCTTAAAACTCACCATCTCTTTAGCGAATTTTCTGCaagtttgaggagagtttttTAGGAAGTATACAGGTGATAAATCTATATTTAAACATCATAGCAAACTGAGTAAAATTTTGAATAGAACCTGgactcagatgttggtaccgtttctgagccaaacctgtgagtaTAGATGAAAATACTCGGCACAACACAAAATCATTGAAGTTCTGAAACTACATTGTTGTTCTGAAGATTGTCAGGTGGCTCCTGGGGTCTACTGCTCCGTCATATTTATCCAAACTTGACACCTTGAATTTGGAAGGGAAGGTTTCTGCAAGGATTTTCTCTGACAGGAGCAAGGCATAGTTAGGCCATAGTCCTCATCCTActccttttggtacctttgcacAACACGGACCAGCTTCCAGTTAACATCTTTTGGAGCCTCATCCAATGACTCTTCGTCCTCCAGCTTGGCCTTCCTTTTGGATTGAGTTTGAATCGCTTCTATCCGAGTTTTTTGGGTCTCAATGGAAGCTTCCTCCCTTATTTTAGGAGTCATAAATAAGGCCTCCTCCTGATTTTTGTATTGTTCGAGACTTGCCTACAGCTTTTTAATGTATTGGAGCATTTATTGATTAttcaagttgttaagctccaCCTCATTGACCATGGATGGAGTTTTCTACCCACTGCTAGGGGTGGAAGAGATAATAACCCCTTGTTGGCAGCGGACTTAGCAGCAACTCGTGTAGTATCAACCATttgaaaaacaaagaaaaatatttttttaggaaAAAGTAATTTAGAAAGCCAGATTTAATCCCAATTAATAGAAACAATTCAATGGCGATCTTGCcgatggaaccaaatgatatgATTGAAAATAGAGCTGAATTGCAATTAGTCAATCTGCAAAAGAGAAAGAATGAGGTGGTTGACACCTATAGGCAGCCattctgacgctcaagtcaatgAATTGCTAGAATGGGTGAATGTAATAAATTGTTTTGCGTTTAAAATGAGTGTGTAGGAATGAGAACTTTGAATTCTGTGCacatttgtttatattttgtaaGAAGATAGAGTTAGTTATCACATATCTTGAAAATCCGATTAACATTGACTAGTGGATAAAAGATCATGCGATTGTAGGCATATAGAAATCGACTAGATTATATTTGCTAACGGTACTTTTTCATGAATACTCGACCTATTCAGGAAAGGGTAAATCTTGATGAAGTACCGAGTGTTACGGTATTCTGATTTTCATTTCTATATACGAGACTTTTGCGATTGTGCGTCAGTTTATTAAACTCTTGCTACGTAGTTTATCCTATAGTCACAATTAATAACTTATTTTGagcaattattatattatatcaaaTACAAAGGAGaattaatattagattttttattttaaaaaaattcgttgatttatttttatttttatttttattttagttaattaaattaaatttatattttttaaattaaattatttaattattttataaaaaattaatttttaattttattttaatattaaataatatgacTATTTAATCTCAAAGAAACTAAATATTACATAAAGTTAACATATAGattgaataatatatatatatttaaagcagataatttttttaacagaaacaataaaaaatttaatttttataaaatatataaacattttaaatttgtaataatcgagtaattttaaaatataaattgattatcaaactttttaaaatacaattatctaataataaaaatgccAAAACTAAATAGAAAACAAATGTCTCAATTTCACTTAGCTAAATGATCAATTTTACTTttcaattttaactttttatttaaattggtttagaaaattcaatttaagaattcaaattattttcttaaaagtacaatgaaaaaaaaatcagtctaaaattaaaaattttatatttttagtcaaaaataaataagacgaaactgtactattttattgacgagtTGATTGCCGACCACACGTGATAATCAAAATCTTTTGTCCTTACCGCCACCGACCAATGCTTcaatttatcaaattattattattatttgtcaaAGTTcaatttattatcaaaattagaATTCACATGAAATGAAATGAAATGAAAGGACAAGTGGTGGTGGCAGTGGACAACATGTATTTGAATACCAATGGTGTGCTTTACATTATTATTATgtgttattattaaaattttttaaattaattttaaaaaaattctatattttataattttattttatattttaaaaatagttaatttaaatctatatttttatttttttaaaaaaattatacttaaccattaaaattttcattaatccACTAATATAAATATCATATTACCGCCACATTATTATAGTCGTTaaaaaatttctatattttataatttttataattctactttatactttaaaattagttaatttaattttatatttttaaaattttcattaattataccAAACTGTTAAAATAACTATTAATCtaataataatgatttttttaacaattaaatgtaattgactaaaatttttaaagtatatGATTAAATtgactattttaaaatatatagtaaaattataaataattataaaatattaaatttttttataattattttatattatattataataatacgaTAATAATGTAAAAGTAATATGTCaatgatatgatatttttattagtggattaataaaaattttaatagttaggtataatttttaaaaagttaaaaatatagatttaaattaattatttttaaaatataagataaaattaaaaaaattatagaaactaatttaaaatcatatattttaaagtacaggtaaaattaaattgaataaactcAAAATTTAACACTGAAATTTTAGTGACAGTAaagatcaaatcgaattgatttttcataaaaattaatttaaatcgaacCAATCTGAttctgtttaatttatttttatttgatcgGTTGagtttttcaataaattttttattttttatacttaattttaatatttaaaatttaattaaaatattttaattttaattatagactgattttatatattataaaaaataatatattattatcatttatcggttaaattttattattattatatttaaaatccaactgaaataactaaatttattaaaataaaaatcgaatcaaataaataaaaactgaaattttagtatttataaaaatcaaactgaatcaattttgagcaaaaatcaatttagattgatccgatctgattcgattcgattctatTTGATCGGTTATAGTCtttttaatagactttttattttatatacttgatttttagtattctaaaatttaattagtttttcaACTTTGATTATGATTTaatctatatatattataaaaaataatatactattgtcattaatcgattcggtttaactttatcaatttttctgattaaaatcgaactgaattgaaataattaaaatttttaaaaataaaaatcaaactgaaccaaataaattgaaaattaaaaatttaatatccgtaaaaatcgaatcaaatcggcagaaatcaatttgatttgaattGTTTGATTTAGCTCAATTTcatcgattcaatttttactttttatactttatttttaatattttaaaatttaagtgaaatatttcaattttaattatattctaatctttttatattattcttatattatttttgttattataattaatcaatttgatttgatattattaatttttttaataaaatcaaattaaaataattaaaataattcttatattattaagaataatatactattataattaatcggtttgatttgattttattaatttttttaattaaaattaaactaaaataattaaaattttttaatttaaaatttcataaaaaattattaaagaaattacttctttttttttttctggacgactcctcttttttctttgaaaagaagaaaagactattttattgacaaaaaataaagataataatattttaaaaaattttaaaaaagataaaaaatttttaatagatttctgaaaatacaaaattaataataataatagtcaaaattaaataaagggtTTTATCTGAAGATAAAATtaggttttaaaaattttttttcttattttttatttatttttaatagaaaagatgatggaaagaCAATGAATAgaaagactattttattgacggagataaaaaataagaacattttaataaatttctaaaaatatagaaactaattaataatagaaatattCGAAAATTAAATAGCGAATCTCTCAtatttctttaataattttttaaactaggaataaaattaaaacccCATAAAAAATCAGTAACCTTGAGgagagaataaaattaaatccaattttggaatttttattatattaaacttCAAATGAGAACTCATACAATACTTAAAGAAGTATATTACTCTTGTATGCCataaaaatatacataattttaaataattttttattagagctatttaattttaataaaataatatgagtAGAGTATATATTAACACTACCAGATAAAATAAATGGTTAAAGATCCAATTAAAAGAATTGCATAGGGGACCCAATaaccaaaataaaaaagttaaggGACTTAAAAATGAATTTTCCCAACGCTGAAATAGTTTATCATAGCATCTCAAAAAACAACCCAATAAATAGCTAAtgtatatatgattttttttttctaaaaatacttattttataagaaaaaaattaaatcaatcattaaaaataagaaaataaatttttttaattcaaataagaaaattagaataaaaaaattgaatgaattaaattaaattctttaataagaagaaaaaatgATGATGATCTGTGTTGGGATAGAAAGAATATAAATGAGGTTACTTTGATATGTTCTATTCAATCCCCACTCAGGAAGAAAACAGAAACGGCAAGTAAACAGATACTCTGGGGAACCTTTTAGCCAAGAGTAAAGACAATTCACCAGTCAAAGAAAATCATGGGGGAAAAGTATTTTTCTTGCCAAGTGTGTAAAAACCAAATGAACATTCAAAATTTTTAGCCTGCAAAATCCTGATGCCAGCAGTCATCGGATGGAGGTTGTTTCAGTTTCTTCcaacttttcattttcaaaatatttgatTTCTTCCAACTATGAACATTCATTTTGAAGTAAATCATCCTTCTTGGTCACAACAAGCCAGCTTCCAAGAGATTTCTTCGTCTTAACGTCTCATCTACAAGCTTGAAAGTTTTCTTCACAAGTTTCTGATCAAGGGCAGTGGttctatatgttttaaacactCGATCCACACGATCTGGGGTTGTGCTTTGATAATACAGCTCTTCAAACTTCTTCTTGACAAatctgaaaaaagaaaaaagatcaaCAGTAATGGTCAGGGCGTCTCTGGAACCAAGAAAAGTTTCAGAAAATTCATTGAGAACAAGCATAATTGAAGAAGCAACTAACCATTAACTAATTTAAAGACTGCGAAAAAGCATGTGATCAGAAGTTGGCAAGAGAACCACTCGGCTTTTTCTTATCTATTCGATGAGTTCATATCTCTTTTTTCCGAAGGAATTACAGGAATATTTATGCATGTGAAAATACTTACTCGTATGCATGCTCGATCTCTTGTTTTCCAGTTGAAACTGGCTGATAATCCTTGAACCACTCGCATACGCTCAATGGCACCTATACAATGTTGAATATCAAAGATCCAAACTAATGCTAATTTGCAAATTACTTTGCGAAATGAACTGTCTTATTAGCTCTTACTTTTAGAACCTTCTTTTCAAATATATCAAATTTGTTGAGAAACAGCATAAAGGATGTTTTCTGCATACAATAATCCAAAAAATTAGAAAACAAAGTAAAGATTTGCCAACTTTAGAACCTTATCATAATATATGTCATATAAAAGAAAACGAGAAACCTAAAAAACGAGAGAAATGACATAAAAGAAAACCTCAAAACATGGCTGCTTCAGGACCCATTCAAAAAGCTCCTTAGTCTCTACCATACGATTCTTGTTTTCATCCTCAAAAAGTGTCTGATCATACCTGATACACAAATTACCAATTCAATGCCTTTCCGATCAACATATGCTCTTGTGCTATATATGTTCAGTCACATGTTAACAGATAACTGCAAATGAGTTGTGCCCGCTCCAGTGGAAATGGCACAAATTGAAACAATCACTGCTGCTCTGAGCGAGTGATGGTAGCCACCCAACTGAAGGAATAACTTTTAATGCAAAATAGAGACGATTATTGCACGAATTATATTTTTAGCAATATCTTTTTATACTAACAAGTAGGATATTCTAATGGAAGTTGAAACCACTTCAATCAAATCCTTATTTATGGTAAAAATAATAGTCAAATGCTCTCAACAGGGTAACTTAAAAACTCTGGCATgcaaaagaacaaagaaaaacTATCCTCAGAATGATAAAAGCCAACACAGTAAAGAGTTGAATGTTTTTCCattaaaaggaaaattttataattaaacaaAATGAGGTTCAATATTCTGCAGATGATGACAGGTGATCTTACTCGCTAATAGCAGCACAAAAAATTACAGCTGTAACTCCTTCAAACAGATGGATCCATTTCCGCCTCTCATTTCTCTGGCCACCAACATCAAAAAGTCTATAAACTTCACCGCTTTTCTTGTTCTCTCCAACAGGGCTGTTGAAGTAATAGAGTCCGTGAGTTAATTGAACAATCTAATATCGTCATGCACGTATAAGGGACTTGTAGGCTTTAGATAAATGAGAATACTGCTCATTTATAATGATGGATGTGCAGGAAATCGTATAATCCAGCCAAGTTACAGTTTATTGGTTTCAAAACAGTACAAGTCCAAAActcaaaaataatcaaattgcatacAGGGAAAAGTAAACACCAAAAAGTTTTCATTCACCTGAACTGGATCTCTACAACACCAGTTGTACGAACTCTTGCATATAGAATATCTTCCTGCAATATcaaatataaataagaaaaagaaatgaaattatctatacaaaaaaaaaaaaaaatcagattgAGTTGCCAACAGAAGCTAAAATGCTATAACTTGAAGGAAAATCACCAATATGAAGTATATTCTGCAAGACCTAATCAGTATTCAAAACGCTCAGATGCAACCAGCACGCAGACTAAATGGCTATTTCAAAATGGGATATGGATTATCATAACACGGGAGGAATAAGCAAAACAGAAAGAATTCTATATACCTTAGTTGGAATATAATTTGCGTCAGACAATCTTTGCAAATTTTCCATGAAATAATGGGCACAGTCTGGAACTTGAAGCTCATTACCCCGGGCATATGTTTCCTAGAAGCACAGGGTACAATTAATACTAAAATTGCTTCATTAGAAACTACAATCGAGAAgcttaatttaaattatccgGTAAGGAAAATAAACATCAAAATCTAAAGAAATAAGAGAAACTAGAGAATCATCTCTAGTACATgccttttataaaataaacaagCTACCTGAATTGCAGCATCTTTCCATAAAGTTTCAATCTCCTGTGCAAGATCTCTGGTAAGACATGGATAATTTAACCTGCCTCCAATTTCTGAAAACTTCTCTCCAATGTCCTGGTGCACAATGAGAATATATTTTAACAGCAAATCCTCTTGACACAGAACTCTGCAAGATTTCCcaaaaaaacaacaaaatccAGCAAATTTGCCAAAATTTCTATTCAAACAATTCATGTTACACAAGTCATAACTGATAACACTGCATTTCTATAAAATTATTGCTaaacaaatcaaaaggagaATATCACTCGAAGCAGTGTAGTAGACATTGAAATGGTGAATTCAAACCTTATTTTCACTGGATATCACATACTTTGAGGGATCTGTTTCATTTTGGGCCAATTCCTTCGATCCATCGTGCAATATCTGTACACACACATTGGCCGTGCTTTCAATATAAAGTTCACAAATTTcacaattcaaaatttttgcCATCATGGCTGACTCTACATATTCTTTACTATGCAAAAAGGGAAATAACCAACACACCCTTTCAAGTATTGCATACTTTTATTGCCTGATAGACATTGGCATGGATGACTGGTATGTAGCTCTTCAATTCAGACTCATCAAAGCCACTTTGAAACAAAAGTTTTATCTGCAAACAAACCATGCATAAGAAATGCATACAAGTAAATTGTCAGCAATCAAATAAGTAACTAAGCTTATGTCATATTTACCTGCTTAAATATTGTGGACTTCCCAGAGTCTCCAGCTCCTTGATCATGGAAGGTTGAACACGGCATGTTAAAACAACCGAAAAATGAAAAACCAAGATAAATAGGAAATGGGAATGGAAAAGACATCGACTGTTTGAAAGAGCtgctcaaaagaaaaaataaagaaagcagTATACAAGCACCATAATACTAAATTCCAAATAGGTAGAACTGAAGTTTTAGGAGTAAAAATTCTAAACTTGAATGTGCAGGCTTACATCCACAATCACAAGCCCTTTAAGTTGTCATCAAGAATCACAAAATGGAAACTATGTATTTGTAAGTTATTAAACTGACAGTAAATTGGGATTATTATCAGTGAAGGCAGAAGCACACAAGAAGTAAACTGAAGGAGAGCAGTAAAAAGAATTTAAGAACATCAATTAACCTCGTATTATCTCTATCCGCTGCCCTACAATATGGAAATTAAAAGACAAGCAAAAAATAGTTTCCTCCAATCCAACCAATGAATTCATGTTTCATTCCTCAGTTAACATTGCGCACTATCCAATAAATTGCGCAAGCACTATCCAATAAAAAATCAAGTAAAAATGATTGAATTCATAATTATTGTTCCTTTAAATGTGAGAAGAAACTCCTCCACAGAATCATGAACAGTGCCCCACTTTGCCAGTGCTGTTAACCATTTCAGTTCAGGTCTGCAACCTTAGCAAACTGCTAACTTATAGTTGTCAAACAATTATTGCAATTAGAGGCAACATGGAATTGTGAGTACCAAGAAGTAGGAGTTTCTGGATATGCTTTTCAGCCTTTGTTTCTTGTTCAATTCGCCTTTCAATTTCTGCAGCCTAGAAATTTCATCCATTAAACATCAATTTGACGCCTAAAGGTTATAAGAGAAGTAAGAAATAAAGGATAATTATCATTAcatattaaataattcaatGTTGCTTCTGTAGCACTGAATAGAAGGGCAATTCACCTGTGCACTCTCCTCAGCATCTGCTTCTTTGTAACGACGCTGTTTACTGCAGAGTGAGCCCATATTATGTATTACAATAGGCAGCATAGACAAACCAATGATCAGCCTCAACTAGTTGTCAAGAAAATCTTTGATTCCCTTCTATAAAGACCGTTCATTCTGTGGTTAACTTAACCCAAAAACGATGCCACAGACCTACAGAAGAGATTACAGATTAAATACATCTTcctcaaaagaaagaaagaaaaaagttcaAAACTTAATATGCTTTATCACCGTCAGAAAATGAAGACATGTCTGacatttttgtttaaaatgcaATATTATTCCAAATTGAGTACTAGCAAAATGAAGAACAAATTAGGCAAAAGACAGTTCCAAAATTAACTTTTGATGAGTTGTAGTCAACACAAGAAAGCCCTCTTTTCTCCTTGAACATTAAACCTTGTACTTGATTTACTTGCAGCATCATGTGGGTCAAAACAACTTGGCAGACTGGAAATTTCTGGTCACATGGCTAGTACATTATGATTTCAAATAAATGTGTATGCTAATTGAGCTTGAATTGATCAAAGTCCATGCACAGGAGTTAGACAATACAAGCCTTTTTTGTGAATTAAAGTTACTCCATCAACCAAGACAGATGCTGTTGAGATAATTAAGAAGTATATGAATGCCCAGAAATGTATCTGCCACTGATGCAGACAATAAATAAGCTGTGTCTGTTCTGCAAGTGTAAACTATGTTTTGCCTGAGCTACTTATTGTCCTTAACCATTAAACAGCAACCTTTAACAGAGTCTTGGATTAATCAACTAAATTTTTACAAATTCAAGCAGTCAATAAACACAACATcctaaaagtataatttactGCTCAATTCGAAGGCACCCACCAGAAAGTATAAGTTTGAGAAgagaaaatttatatatttaaaagaattaaagcaGATTAAGAATTCAATAcccattaaatttaaaatcaggaaagcagcaaataaaataaaataaagcaatTATAAAACAAACCCAGAAGCAAATCAATTACAAAAAAGCAAAAAACCTGTTGA
The genomic region above belongs to Manihot esculenta cultivar AM560-2 chromosome 3, M.esculenta_v8, whole genome shotgun sequence and contains:
- the LOC110612187 gene encoding guanine nucleotide-binding protein alpha-1 subunit isoform X1; its protein translation is MLPIVIHNMGSLCSKQRRYKEADAEESAQAAEIERRIEQETKAEKHIQKLLLLGAGDSGKSTIFKQIKLLFQSGFDESELKSYIPVIHANVYQAIKILHDGSKELAQNETDPSKVLCQEDLLLKYILIVHQDIGEKFSEIGGRLNYPCLTRDLAQEIETLWKDAAIQETYARGNELQVPDCAHYFMENLQRLSDANYIPTKEDILYARVRTTGVVEIQFSPVGENKKSGEVYRLFDVGGQRNERRKWIHLFEGVTAVIFCAAISEYDQTLFEDENKNRMVETKELFEWVLKQPCFEKTSFMLFLNKFDIFEKKVLKVPLSVCEWFKDYQPVSTGKQEIEHAYEFVKKKFEELYYQSTTPDRVDRVFKTYRTTALDQKLVKKTFKLVDETLRRRNLLEAGLL
- the LOC110612187 gene encoding guanine nucleotide-binding protein alpha-1 subunit isoform X2, which gives rise to MLPIVIHNMGSLCSKQRRYKEADAEESAQAAEIERRIEQETKAEKHIQKLLLLGAGDSGKSTIFKQIKLLFQSGFDESELKSYIPVIHANVYQAIKILHDGSKELAQNETDPSKYVISSENKDIGEKFSEIGGRLNYPCLTRDLAQEIETLWKDAAIQETYARGNELQVPDCAHYFMENLQRLSDANYIPTKEDILYARVRTTGVVEIQFSPVGENKKSGEVYRLFDVGGQRNERRKWIHLFEGVTAVIFCAAISEYDQTLFEDENKNRMVETKELFEWVLKQPCFEKTSFMLFLNKFDIFEKKVLKVPLSVCEWFKDYQPVSTGKQEIEHAYEFVKKKFEELYYQSTTPDRVDRVFKTYRTTALDQKLVKKTFKLVDETLRRRNLLEAGLL
- the LOC110612187 gene encoding guanine nucleotide-binding protein alpha-1 subunit isoform X3; amino-acid sequence: MSFPFPFPIYLGFSFFGCFNMPCSTFHDQGAGDSGKSTIFKQIKLLFQSGFDESELKSYIPVIHANVYQAIKILHDGSKELAQNETDPSKVLCQEDLLLKYILIVHQDIGEKFSEIGGRLNYPCLTRDLAQEIETLWKDAAIQETYARGNELQVPDCAHYFMENLQRLSDANYIPTKEDILYARVRTTGVVEIQFSPVGENKKSGEVYRLFDVGGQRNERRKWIHLFEGVTAVIFCAAISEYDQTLFEDENKNRMVETKELFEWVLKQPCFEKTSFMLFLNKFDIFEKKVLKVPLSVCEWFKDYQPVSTGKQEIEHAYEFVKKKFEELYYQSTTPDRVDRVFKTYRTTALDQKLVKKTFKLVDETLRRRNLLEAGLL